One genomic segment of Desulfuromonas thiophila includes these proteins:
- the mtnP gene encoding S-methyl-5'-thioadenosine phosphorylase yields the protein MSELTLGVIGGSGLYAMEELTEVEEIRLQTPFGEPSDAYICGRLGAVRLVFLPRHGRGHRYLPSEVPYRANIYGMKMLGVDRILSVSAVGSMKEQIAPGHMVVPDQFIDRTTGKRANSFFGDGIVGHVQFADPLCPALAESLYQAAHAAGATVHQGGTYVCIEGPTFSTRAESRLFRSWDAAVIGMTNLPEARLAREAEICYATLALATDYDCWYEGHEDVSVEAVLAIVRQNVAMARRIIAELAGRLAAERRCGCGEAARFAVMTAPAAIAPAARQRLSLILDKYFKDETA from the coding sequence ATGTCTGAACTGACCCTGGGGGTGATCGGCGGCAGTGGCCTGTACGCCATGGAGGAGCTGACCGAGGTCGAGGAAATCCGCCTGCAGACCCCTTTCGGCGAGCCGTCGGACGCCTATATCTGCGGTCGGCTGGGAGCGGTGCGGCTGGTGTTTCTGCCGCGTCACGGTCGTGGTCACCGCTATCTGCCGTCCGAGGTGCCGTATCGAGCCAACATCTATGGCATGAAGATGCTCGGCGTCGATCGCATTCTGTCGGTGTCGGCTGTCGGCTCTATGAAGGAACAGATCGCGCCCGGTCATATGGTGGTGCCGGATCAGTTTATTGATCGCACCACTGGCAAGCGCGCCAACAGCTTTTTCGGTGACGGCATTGTCGGCCATGTCCAGTTCGCCGATCCGCTTTGCCCCGCATTGGCAGAGAGTCTGTATCAGGCGGCTCATGCCGCCGGCGCTACCGTTCATCAGGGCGGTACCTATGTTTGTATCGAGGGGCCAACCTTTTCCACCCGCGCTGAATCCCGCCTGTTCCGCAGCTGGGACGCGGCGGTGATCGGTATGACCAATCTGCCCGAAGCCCGCCTGGCGCGCGAGGCGGAAATCTGCTATGCCACCCTGGCCCTGGCGACGGATTATGATTGCTGGTACGAGGGCCACGAGGATGTTTCGGTGGAAGCGGTGCTGGCTATTGTGCGGCAGAATGTTGCCATGGCGCGCCGCATCATCGCTGAACTGGCCGGCCGACTGGCCGCCGAACGGCGCTGCGGCTGCGGTGAGGCTGCCCGCTTTGCCGTCATGACCGCTCCGGCGGCCATCGCTCCGGCGGCACGTCAACGGCTGTCTCTGATTCTGGACAAATATTTCAAGGACGAAACGGCATGA
- the ndk gene encoding nucleoside-diphosphate kinase, translated as MERTFAIIKPDAFAAGHAGKILARIYQEGFKVVGLKKLYLSKVEAEGFYYVHRERPFFGELTDFMSSGPCVVMALEADNAIMKWRDLMGATDPAKAAEGTLRREFGTSIGENATHGSDAPETAAFELSYFFAGLELL; from the coding sequence ATGGAAAGAACCTTTGCCATCATCAAGCCGGACGCCTTTGCCGCCGGTCACGCCGGAAAGATTCTCGCCCGCATCTATCAGGAAGGCTTCAAGGTCGTTGGTCTGAAAAAGCTCTACCTGAGCAAGGTCGAGGCCGAGGGCTTCTACTATGTCCATCGTGAGCGGCCGTTCTTTGGCGAACTGACCGACTTCATGAGCAGTGGTCCCTGCGTTGTCATGGCCCTGGAGGCCGATAACGCCATCATGAAATGGCGTGATCTGATGGGCGCCACCGATCCGGCCAAGGCTGCTGAAGGCACACTGCGGCGTGAGTTCGGCACCTCCATTGGTGAAAACGCTACCCACGGCTCCGATGCGCCGGAAACCGCGGCTTTCGAGCTGTCGTATTTCTTTGCCGGTCTGGAACTGCTCTGA
- the rph gene encoding ribonuclease PH: MRVDGRQPDALRPVRLQRRYTRYAEGSVLAAFGDTLVLCNASVEDGVPPFMRGQGRGWVTAEYAMLPRATQQRNAREAARGKQGGRTHEIQRLIGRSLRAIIDFDALGERTIRLDCDVLQADGGTRTAAITGAYVALADAIGGLQASGQIVTNPLRDSVAAVSVGLVAGRCLLDLNYAEDSSAEVDMNLVMTGSGHFIEIQGTAEGRPFDEVELDGLRRLGRAGCAALTRLQLQVLAEPA, encoded by the coding sequence GTGCGCGTCGATGGCCGTCAGCCCGATGCCTTGCGGCCGGTGCGGTTGCAGCGGCGCTATACCCGCTATGCCGAGGGTTCGGTGTTGGCGGCGTTCGGTGATACCCTGGTACTGTGCAATGCCAGTGTCGAAGACGGCGTGCCACCGTTCATGCGTGGTCAGGGCCGTGGCTGGGTGACGGCCGAATACGCCATGCTGCCGCGGGCGACCCAGCAGCGTAATGCCCGCGAGGCCGCGCGCGGCAAGCAGGGCGGGCGCACCCATGAAATTCAGCGTCTTATCGGCCGTAGCTTGCGGGCCATTATCGATTTCGACGCTCTGGGCGAGCGGACCATCCGGCTGGATTGCGATGTGCTGCAGGCCGATGGCGGTACCCGCACAGCAGCCATCACCGGCGCCTATGTTGCGCTGGCCGACGCCATTGGCGGTTTGCAGGCCAGCGGCCAGATCGTGACGAATCCCCTGCGCGACAGCGTCGCGGCGGTCAGTGTCGGTCTGGTGGCGGGTCGTTGCCTGCTTGATCTCAACTACGCCGAGGACAGCAGTGCCGAGGTGGACATGAATCTGGTGATGACCGGTTCTGGCCATTTTATTGAAATCCAGGGCACCGCTGAAGGGCGTCCCTTTGACGAAGTCGAGCTCGATGGCCTGCGCCGCTTGGGGCGGGCCGGCTGCGCTGCCCTGACGCGGTTGCAGCTTCAGGTGCTGGCGGAGCCGGCATGA
- the rdgB gene encoding RdgB/HAM1 family non-canonical purine NTP pyrophosphatase — protein MKLLVATGNAGKLREIRQALEGTDIRVEGLVDYPGLQVAQEDGDSFAANATKKALTIARQAGCLCLADDSGLEVAALAGAPGVYSARFAGPQATDADNNALLLARLAGVPAGQRQAAFRCLMALCDAAGRCRLFEGRLDGEILTRPLGAGGFGYDPLFWLPGQNCSLAQLDLAAKNRISHRGQALAALLAALRQGGDPLSQQELPQQTG, from the coding sequence ATGAAACTGCTGGTTGCCACCGGCAACGCCGGCAAGCTGCGCGAAATTCGCCAGGCGCTGGAGGGCACGGATATTCGGGTGGAAGGCCTGGTTGATTATCCCGGCTTGCAGGTGGCGCAGGAAGATGGCGACAGTTTCGCCGCCAATGCCACCAAAAAGGCTCTCACCATTGCCCGTCAGGCCGGCTGCCTGTGTCTGGCCGATGATTCCGGACTGGAGGTAGCAGCCCTCGCTGGTGCTCCCGGAGTTTATTCTGCCCGTTTTGCCGGGCCACAGGCCACGGATGCCGATAATAACGCCCTGCTGCTGGCGCGGCTGGCCGGGGTGCCGGCCGGCCAGCGCCAGGCGGCCTTTCGCTGCCTGATGGCGCTGTGCGACGCCGCTGGCCGCTGTCGTCTGTTCGAAGGGCGGCTCGATGGCGAGATACTGACCCGGCCGCTGGGCGCGGGCGGTTTCGGCTATGATCCGCTGTTCTGGCTGCCTGGGCAGAACTGCAGTCTGGCGCAGCTTGATCTGGCAGCGAAAAACCGCATCAGCCATCGGGGGCAAGCCCTGGCCGCCCTGCTGGCGGCCCTGCGGCAGGGCGGTGATCCCTTGAGCCAGCAGGAACTTCCTCAGCAGACAGGATAG
- a CDS encoding sensor domain-containing diguanylate cyclase: protein MDLTPESYKQMLDHLGEAVYFVDPERRILYWNHAAELLTGYAAAELVGRLCADGPLHHVDEKNTPLCQQHCPLKRCIDSGEPQEKLVFLAHKQGQRIPVMVKTAAVRDAGGNILGAVEIFTDAAPWLELKEVESELRRQTLLDPLTGILTAQAFDDALQREWFRFKRYRNPFSLIALEVDYFRCYSQVYGRGAADRLLCWLVRHLRASLRRADVMGRIENDHFRVLLSYSSRKATLKVADMILELVRSEPCLDLPFAMSVSIGAVMVEENEDLPQLLQRLDKALQRSKDMGHNQVTFWS from the coding sequence ATGGATTTGACACCGGAAAGCTACAAGCAGATGCTCGACCATCTCGGCGAGGCGGTTTACTTTGTCGATCCCGAACGTCGGATTCTGTACTGGAATCATGCCGCTGAACTGCTCACCGGCTATGCTGCCGCCGAGTTGGTGGGGCGACTGTGCGCTGATGGCCCGCTGCACCATGTTGACGAGAAGAATACCCCCCTGTGCCAGCAGCACTGTCCGCTCAAACGTTGTATCGACAGCGGTGAGCCGCAGGAAAAACTGGTATTTCTGGCGCACAAGCAGGGCCAGCGGATTCCGGTGATGGTCAAGACGGCGGCCGTGCGCGATGCCGGGGGCAACATCCTCGGCGCGGTGGAGATCTTCACCGATGCGGCCCCCTGGCTGGAGTTGAAGGAGGTTGAATCGGAACTGCGGCGCCAGACCCTGCTTGATCCGCTGACCGGCATTCTGACAGCCCAGGCCTTTGACGATGCCTTGCAGCGCGAATGGTTTCGCTTCAAACGCTATCGCAACCCCTTTTCGCTGATCGCCCTGGAGGTGGATTATTTCCGCTGTTACAGCCAGGTTTATGGCCGAGGCGCCGCGGATCGGCTGCTGTGCTGGCTGGTGCGGCATCTGCGCGCCTCGCTGCGCCGGGCCGATGTGATGGGCCGGATTGAAAACGATCACTTCCGTGTGCTGTTGTCCTATTCCAGCCGCAAGGCCACACTGAAGGTGGCCGATATGATCCTCGAACTGGTGCGCAGCGAACCCTGTTTGGATCTGCCCTTTGCCATGAGTGTCAGCATCGGGGCGGTAATGGTGGAGGAAAACGAGGACTTGCCCCAACTGTTGCAGCGTCTTGACAAGGCCCTGCAGCGGTCGAAGGATATGGGACACAATCAGGTGACCTTCTGGAGCTGA
- the rlmN gene encoding 23S rRNA (adenine(2503)-C(2))-methyltransferase RlmN — METQRVDIRGLSRSELVDFLTGLGKERFRAEQLFRWIYKRGVSDFAAMTDLSKVLREQLEQRALVSTLIPEAVEVSSDGTRKYLLRLTDGASVEAVRIPMENGRATLCISSQVGCAMGCAFCLTGQFGFQRHLTAAEIVGQVCAGLQDGPIQNIVFMGMGEPLHNLDAVVRALEILYDPAGLDYSSRKITVSTCGLVPQMDELGRRITVNLAVSLNATTDAVRDVLMPVNRRYPLRELLAACRRFPLPAQRRVTFEYILIRDLNDSLADARRLVALLHGVKAKVNLIPFNEHEGAAYRCPTEATIEAFQRHLLQRGLVAVRRASKGQDISAACGQLKGKLEKA; from the coding sequence ATGGAAACGCAGCGGGTTGATATTCGGGGACTGAGCCGGTCGGAGCTGGTTGATTTTCTGACCGGGCTGGGCAAGGAGCGGTTTCGCGCCGAGCAGCTGTTCCGCTGGATTTACAAGCGCGGGGTCAGTGACTTTGCTGCCATGACCGATCTGTCGAAGGTGCTGCGCGAGCAGCTGGAGCAGCGTGCCCTGGTTTCGACACTGATCCCCGAAGCGGTCGAGGTTAGTAGCGACGGCACCCGCAAGTACCTGCTGCGGCTGACGGATGGAGCCAGCGTCGAGGCCGTGCGCATTCCGATGGAGAACGGTCGCGCTACCCTGTGCATCTCGTCGCAGGTTGGCTGTGCCATGGGTTGTGCCTTCTGCCTGACCGGCCAGTTCGGGTTTCAGCGCCATCTGACGGCGGCGGAAATTGTCGGCCAGGTCTGCGCCGGATTGCAGGATGGGCCGATTCAGAATATTGTTTTCATGGGCATGGGCGAACCGCTGCACAATCTCGATGCGGTGGTGCGGGCGCTGGAGATTCTCTATGATCCGGCCGGTCTTGACTACAGCTCCCGTAAGATTACCGTCTCGACCTGCGGCCTGGTGCCGCAGATGGACGAGCTGGGCCGCCGTATCACCGTTAATCTGGCGGTGTCCCTTAATGCCACCACCGATGCCGTGCGCGATGTGCTGATGCCTGTCAACCGCCGCTATCCGCTGCGTGAGTTGCTGGCCGCCTGTCGCCGTTTCCCGCTGCCCGCCCAGCGGCGGGTGACCTTCGAATACATTCTGATCCGCGATCTCAATGACAGTCTGGCGGATGCCCGCCGACTGGTGGCCTTGTTGCACGGCGTCAAGGCCAAGGTTAATCTGATTCCGTTCAATGAGCACGAGGGCGCGGCCTACCGCTGTCCCACAGAGGCCACCATCGAGGCATTTCAGCGCCATCTGCTGCAGCGCGGCCTGGTGGCGGTACGACGGGCCAGCAAGGGGCAGGATATCTCCGCTGCCTGTGGCCAGTTGAAGGGGAAGCTGGAAAAAGCCTGA
- a CDS encoding PfkB family carbohydrate kinase encodes MSILVVGSVALDSVETPFGKGEEILGGSGTFFSTSASFFTDVQLVAVVGEDFPPQHLEFLRQRAIDLSGVTTAPGRTFRWCGRYGFDLNEAQTLDTQLNVFASFKPQLPPSYRDADYVFLANIDPELQLEVLRQVVRPQLVACDTMNFWIEGKRAALLETLKYVDVLLINEGEARQLAEEVNLVRAAARIRSFGPKVLVIKQGEYGALMFSEGAVFSAPAYPLEAVFDPTGAGDTFAGGFLGYLASVRDLSTETLRRAIVFGSVMASFTVEAFSLDRLRSLEFAEVRERYQRFRLLTAFGDLDD; translated from the coding sequence ATGAGCATTCTGGTGGTCGGCTCGGTAGCCCTCGATTCGGTGGAAACCCCCTTTGGCAAGGGCGAAGAGATTCTGGGGGGCTCCGGTACCTTTTTTTCGACCTCCGCCAGTTTCTTTACCGATGTGCAGCTGGTGGCGGTGGTGGGCGAGGATTTTCCGCCGCAACATCTGGAGTTTCTGCGTCAGCGCGCCATCGACCTGAGTGGCGTGACGACGGCACCCGGTCGCACCTTCCGCTGGTGTGGCCGCTATGGCTTCGATCTCAACGAGGCCCAGACCCTCGATACCCAGCTCAATGTGTTTGCCAGCTTCAAGCCGCAGCTGCCGCCGAGCTATCGCGATGCCGACTATGTGTTTTTGGCCAATATCGATCCCGAACTGCAGCTGGAGGTGCTGCGGCAGGTGGTGCGGCCACAGCTGGTGGCCTGCGATACTATGAATTTCTGGATCGAGGGTAAGCGGGCGGCCCTGCTGGAAACCCTGAAATATGTCGACGTGCTGCTGATCAACGAGGGCGAGGCCCGCCAGCTGGCCGAGGAGGTCAATCTGGTGCGTGCTGCCGCCCGCATCCGCAGTTTCGGGCCGAAGGTGCTGGTCATCAAGCAGGGCGAATACGGCGCCCTGATGTTTAGCGAAGGGGCGGTGTTTTCAGCGCCGGCCTATCCGCTGGAGGCGGTATTCGATCCCACCGGCGCCGGCGATACCTTTGCCGGTGGTTTTTTGGGTTATCTGGCCAGCGTGCGGGATCTGTCGACGGAAACCCTGCGCCGTGCCATTGTGTTTGGCAGTGTGATGGCGTCTTTTACCGTCGAGGCCTTCAGTCTCGACCGGCTGCGCAGCCTGGAATTTGCCGAGGTGCGTGAGCGCTATCAGCGTTTTCGGCTGCTGACCGCCTTTGGTGATCTGGACGACTGA
- a CDS encoding tetratricopeptide repeat protein has protein sequence MNRWRCCIAVLLLSLLAGACAPAGPTSREVARSHYRLGQSYVATGDYARALQELHKAVALEPRDAQSQALLAQTYQLRGAYDQALQHYQRALALKPDDPEIENNLAALYLDRQEWNEAARLFRKVADNLLFPYPVRALTGLGVALSRGGEPVQAVMAFQKALRLFPGNPTVLYLLGETYFDMGKHDLACDALTQALRLEENDNGIRFLYGESLVKLERYDEALEQFREIANREDDTALGRQARDLVRLLEKN, from the coding sequence ATGAATAGATGGCGCTGTTGTATCGCGGTGCTGCTGCTGTCGCTGCTGGCGGGAGCCTGTGCGCCGGCTGGTCCGACCAGCCGCGAGGTGGCCCGCTCCCATTACCGGCTGGGGCAGTCCTATGTTGCCACGGGTGACTACGCCCGTGCCCTGCAGGAGTTGCACAAGGCGGTGGCGCTGGAGCCGCGTGACGCCCAGAGTCAGGCTCTGCTGGCCCAGACCTATCAGTTGCGCGGTGCTTATGACCAGGCGCTGCAGCACTATCAGCGGGCACTGGCACTCAAGCCGGACGATCCGGAAATCGAAAACAACCTGGCGGCGCTGTATCTTGACCGCCAGGAATGGAACGAGGCCGCCAGGCTGTTTCGCAAGGTGGCCGACAATCTGCTGTTTCCCTATCCGGTGCGGGCCCTGACCGGTCTGGGGGTGGCCCTGAGTCGGGGCGGCGAGCCGGTGCAGGCGGTGATGGCGTTCCAGAAGGCGCTCAGGCTGTTCCCCGGCAATCCGACGGTGCTCTATCTGCTGGGAGAAACCTACTTTGATATGGGCAAGCATGATCTGGCGTGCGATGCCCTGACCCAGGCCCTGCGGCTGGAAGAGAACGACAACGGCATCCGTTTCCTCTATGGTGAAAGTCTGGTCAAGCTCGAACGCTACGATGAGGCGCTGGAGCAGTTTCGTGAAATCGCCAACCGCGAGGACGACACGGCTTTGGGCCGCCAGGCGCGCGATTTGGTCCGTTTGCTGGAAAAAAACTAG